In the Bos taurus isolate L1 Dominette 01449 registration number 42190680 breed Hereford chromosome 21, ARS-UCD2.0, whole genome shotgun sequence genome, one interval contains:
- the LOC520626 gene encoding myeloid-associated differentiation marker produces the protein MRITYGFKETSCCVLTMPGLLKVLETFMAGFIFICIINTSLYLHQPALEWCVAVYSICFIPAALAILLNLGKWQCRLPSLYPIFQLVLSLLSVLLYVSALVLWPLYQFNEQFGRQPHRSSDMGRINGLNYDMCFWDQRLAVTLLTAINLLVYASDLVYWARQVSVGTEDQPRVPDPSAHRRYTHRALSAPDVLFLALLSPCSRTYSLISLSFPFPSLLLCLLSVLCGCPHSVLLLSLASFIFSTFFYLSPLSWSSLLFSFPVS, from the coding sequence ATGCGGATCACCTATGGGTTCAAAGAGACCTCCTGCTGTGTGCTCACCATGCCAGGCCTGCTGAAGGTGCTGGAGACCTTTATGGCTGGTTTCATCTTCATCTGCATCATCAACACCTCCCTGTACCTGCACCAGCCGGCCCTGGAGTGGTGTGTGGCCGTGTACTCCATCTGCTTCATCCCAGCAGCCCTGGCCATCCTGCTGAACCTGGGCAAATGGCAATGCAGGCTGCCCAGCCTGTATCCCATTTTTCAACTTGTGCTCAGCCTGCTGTCTGTCCTCCTCTATGTCAGCGCTCTGGTCCTCTGGCCGCTCTACCAGTTCAATGAGCAGTTTGGCAGACAGCCCCACCGGTCCAGTGATATGGGCCGCATCAATGGGCTCAACTATGACATGTGCTTCTGGGACCAGCgactggctgtgaccctcctgacAGCCATCAACCTGCTGGTTTACGCGTCTGACCTGGTGTACTGGGCTCGCCAGGTTTCTGTAGGGACTGAGGACCAGCCCAGGGTTCCTGACCCCTCTGCTCACAGGAGGTATACTCACCGAGCTCTGTCAGCCCCTGATGTCCTCTTCCTGGCTCTCCTCTCTCCTTGCTCGCGTACTTATTCACTCATCTCActctcttttccatttccttcccttcTGCTCTGTCTCCTTTCTGTCTTGTGTGGTTGCCCACATTctgttttgcttctttctcttgcttctttcattttttctacatttttctacCTTTCGCCCCTTTCCTGGTCATCCTTGCTTTTCTCATTTCCTGTGTCCTGA